A single genomic interval of Scatophagus argus isolate fScaArg1 chromosome 22, fScaArg1.pri, whole genome shotgun sequence harbors:
- the LOC124053492 gene encoding cyclin-dependent kinase inhibitor 1B-like: MCNKMSDVRLSNASPTLERVDARQPDAVRPPVRRNLFGSPDREELRRYFEAAMQEGVQDFRDDYNFDPVTDTPLTPRNYEWQEDSDAPEFFRRPPHRSQRPQRGEDSPGDNNRQDAEGRKSGRQTDTVGSRKRRLEASGPCSGERHSKRSHTDEDDDEDQPGGAASQAVKAAEERPSRAENSAEVQ, translated from the exons atgtgcaacaaaatgtcagatgttCGCCTTTCTAATGCGAGCCCGACATTGGAGAGGGTGGATGCGCGGCAGCCGGACGCCGTCAGACCTCCGGTCCGCAGAAACCTTTTCGGCTCACCTGACCGAGAGGAGTTACGGAGGTATTTTGAGGCTGCGATGCAGGAAGGTGTGCAGGATTTTAGGGACGACTACAATTTCGATCCCGTCACCGACACACCGCTTACTCCACGCAATTACGAGTGGCAGGAGGACAGCGACGCACCGGAGTTTTTTCGCAGACCGCCTCACAGGAGCCAGCGACCCCAGCGAGGTGAGGACTCGCCTGGCGATAACAACCGGCAGGATGCCGAGGGACGCAAGTCGGGTcgtcagacagacacagtcgGATCGAGAAAAAGACGTCTGGAAGCTTCAG GTCCCTGCTCCGGCGAGCGTCACAGTAAAAGGTCGCATACCGACGAAGACGATGATGAAGACCAACCGGGCGGTGCAGCAAGTCAGGCGGTAAAAGCCGCGGAGGAGAGACCGAGCAGGGCGGAGAACAGCGCGGAGGTCCAGTGA
- the cdpf1 gene encoding cysteine-rich DPF motif domain-containing protein 1 yields the protein MMEHTISEPPQKIFTCLLCDLSSPFTYFGQKPPNTRAIVLLEECFVTKDPFSPDKEKFLVLGSNCSLCNMRVCVGSDCSLFYTKRFCMQCVNKHLDQFPHQIQAELAKKKQSSKAAVS from the exons ATGATGGAGCACACTATAAGTGAACCTCctcaaaaaatatttacttgCCTGTTGTGTGATTTAAGTAGCCCTTTTACTTACTTCGGGCAGAAACCACCAAACACCAGAGCCATTGT GTTGCTTGAAGAGTGTTTTGTGACCAAGGACCCTTTCAGTCCGGACAAGGAAAAGTTTTTAGTTCTGGGCTCCAACTGCAGCCTGTGCAACATGCGAGTCTGTGTTGGATCG GACTGCAGTCTTTTCTACACCAAGAGGTTCTGCATGCAGTGTGTGAACAAGCACCTAGACCAGTTCCCCCATCAGATTCAAGCCGAGCTGGCCAAGAAGAAGCAGAGCTCCAAGGCTGCCGTCTCTTGA